A section of the Meles meles chromosome 8, mMelMel3.1 paternal haplotype, whole genome shotgun sequence genome encodes:
- the LOC123949894 gene encoding olfactory receptor 52D1-like, whose product MPPLNTSRPSPITFLLMGIPGLEHLHVWIGIPFCSMYVVAVVGNVTILAVVRAERSLHEPMFLFLCMLSITDLVLSTSTLPRMLCLFWLGAHDIAFDACLTQMFFIHSFTAMESGFFLAMAFDRYVAICHPLRHTTILTHARITIMGIIVVIRGIAFFSPHPILLKQLPYCRTRIIAHTYCEFMAVVKLACVDIRATKSYSLSMASIIGSCDAILIAVSYAFILRSVFHLPSREAGFKALGTCGSHVCVILVFYSTAGFSIFTHRFGKNVPAHIHIFIANMYLLVPPFLNPIVYGVRTKKIREHVLRTLMVKVA is encoded by the coding sequence ATGCCTCCTCTCAACACTTCTCGTCCCTCTCCTATCACCTTCCTATTGATGGGCATCCCAGGACTAGAGCACCTGCATGTCTGGATTGGAATTCCCTTCTGCTCCATGTATGTGGTGGCTGTGGTGGGGAATGTGACCATCCTGGCCGTGGTGAGGGCAGAGCGAAGCCTCCATGAGCCcatgttcctctttctctgcatgctCTCCATCACCGACCTGGTCCTCTCCACATCCACCCTGCCCCGAATGCTTTGTCTCTTCTGGCTCGGAGCCCATGACATTGCCTTTGATGCCTGCCTGACCCAAATGTTCTTCATTCACAGTTTTACTGCTATGGAATCAGGCTTTTTCCTGGCCATGGCCTTTGACCGTTATGTCGCCATTTGTCATCCACTGCGCCATACCACCATTCTCACTCATGCTCGCATCACCATAATGGGTATTATTGTGGTGATTCGGGGCAtagctttcttttctccacatcccatCCTGCTCAAACAGCTGCCCTACTGCAGAACACGAATCATTGCCCACACCTACTGTGAGTTCATGGCTGTGGTGAAGCTGGCGTGTGTGGACATAAGGGCCACCAAGAGTTATAGCCTCAGTATGGCTTCTATCATTGGCTCATGTGATGCCATTCTCATTGCTGTATCCTATGCCTTCATCCTCCGCTCTGTATTCCACCTGCCATCCCGAGAAGCTGGCTTTAAGGCTTTGGGTACATGTGGATCACATGTCTGTGTTATTCTTGTGTTCTATTCCACAGctggtttttccattttcactCACCGTTTTGGGAAGAATGTGCCTGCACATATCCATATTTTTATTGCAAATATGTACCTTTTGGTACCCCCTTTCCTCAACCCCATTGTGTACGGAGTAAGGACCAAGAAAATACGGGAGCATGTTCTTAGGACATTAATGGTCAAAGTTGCCTGA